In a genomic window of Zingiber officinale cultivar Zhangliang chromosome 9B, Zo_v1.1, whole genome shotgun sequence:
- the LOC122024707 gene encoding 50S ribosomal protein L15-like, whose product MWRCRRYLLSGLAHAALGPAVASRTLSASIVPLSRTVTPPPSAASAVILGPNGIFRSSYSGMAMGSSSATVSLLRLNDLRDNKGATKKKKRKGRGIGSGKGKTAGRGHKGQKARGTMKFGFEGGQTPLRRLLPKRGFKNRFSLTFQPVGLGKIAKLINAGKIDSSELITMKTLKETGAIGKQIEDGVRLMARGSEHIKWPIHLEVSRVTVRAKAAVEATGGSVRKVHYNKLGLRALLKPEWFEKKGRLLPKAARPPPKQRDKVDSVGRLPAPTKPIPFTTEEKEAAAAAAAAAAAKAKVSS is encoded by the exons ATGTGGCGATGCCGCCGCTACCTCCTCTCTGGCCTCGCTCACGCTGCCCTAGGCCCGGCGGTAGCCTCTCGTACCCTTTCCGCCTCCATCGTTCCTCTCTCGAGAACTGTTACTCCTCCTCCTTCCGCTGCTTCGGCAGTGATTTTGGGTCCAAATGGGATCTTTAGGTCATCGTACAGTGGAATGGCGATGGGATCATCATCGGCGACGGTGAGCCTGTTGAGGCTGAACGATCTGAGGGACAACAAGGGGGCGACGAAGAAAAAAAAACGGAAAGGTAGGGGGATTGGCTCTGGGAAGGGGAAAACGGCTGGGAGAGGTCATAAGGGGCAGAAGGCTCGTGGGACTATGAAGTTTGGATTTGAGGGTGGCCAGACTCCGCTCCGCAGACTTCTACCCAAGCGAGGTTTCAAGAATCGCTTCAGCCTTACTTTCCAG CCTGTCGGACTTGGAAAGATTGCAAAACTTATAAACGCAGGGAAGATCGATTCTTCGGAACTTATTACAATGAAAACTCTTAAG GAAACAGGTGCTATAGGCAAGCAAATAGAGGATGGTGTTAGATTAATGGCTCGCGGTTCTGAACATATCAAATGGCCAATTCACCTAGAG GTATCAAGAGTCACTGTCCGTGCAAAAGCAGCAGTGGAAGCTACAGGTGGCTCTGTGAGGAAGGTGCACTACAACAAATTGGGACTAAGGGCACTGCTGAAGCCTGAATGGTTTGAGAAGAAAGGGCGACTACTACCCAAAGCAGCTAGGCCGCCACCAAAGCAGCGAGATAAGGTCGATAGTGTTGGTCGTTTGCCTGCACCTACCAAGCCAATACCTTTTACCACCGAAGAGAAAGAAGCTGCtgctgcagcagcagcagcagccgcAGCAAAAGCTAAAGTGTCTTCCTAA
- the LOC122024709 gene encoding protein GL2-INTERACTING REPRESSOR 1-like, with protein sequence MKQQAASVVPRCAEEPSVSRRSLTMSLNRGKNPKLEVKVNVAGRQRRARGGPSTRAEDDEEASVSPPSSCVSSEEGESKSPEATASSPPMMLAGCPHCLMYVMLSEKDPKCPKCKSTVLVDFHCTGKSSRGS encoded by the exons ATGAAGCAGCAAGCCGCTTCTGTTGTCCCGCGCTGTGCTGAAGAACCAAGCGTCTCAAG GCGTTCATTGACCATGAGCCTGAACCGCGGCAAGAACCCGAAGCTGGAGGTGAAGGTGAACGTGGCCGGGAGGCAGCGGCGGGCGCGAGGGGGGCCCTCGACGCGTGCGGAGGACGATGAGGAAGCATCGGTGTCGCCGCCGAGCTCGTGTGTGTCTTCGGAGGAGGGCGAAAGCAAGTCGCCGGAGGCGACAGCGTCGTCCCCGCCGATGATGCTCGCCGGCTGCCCACACTGcctcatgtacgtcatgctatccGAGAAGGACCCCAAGTGCCCTAAGTGCAAGAGCACGGTGCTCGTCGACTTCCACTGCACCGGCAAGTCGTCCCGGGGCAGCTAG
- the LOC122024708 gene encoding myb-related protein 308-like codes for MLAQYKGRRSSSMCPSTMGRSPCCEKAHTNRGAWTKEEDQLLIAYIKAHGEGCWRSLPKAAGLQRCGKSCRLRWINYLRPDLKRGNFTGEEDELIIKLHRMIGNKWSVIAGRLPGRTDNEIKNYWNTHIKRKLIARGIDPKTHLPIDGCSDHSALSSDRQTVSVAAAPQSEETLQPSVENRLQTICFCYRLGFQGSEACSCHKSYTKSFVSFQYPPLEEGQQA; via the exons ATGCTCGCTCAATATAAAGGAAGGAGGAGTTCCTCTATGTGCCCATCAACCATGGGTAGGTCACCTTGCTGCGAGAAGGCACACACCAACAGAGGAGCATGGACTAAGGAGGAGGACCAATTGCTGATTGCCTACATCAAAGCTCATGGTGAAGGCTGCTGGAGGTCTCTTCCTAAAGCAGCAG GCCTTCAAAGGTGTGGCAAGAGTTGCCGGCTACGATGGATCAACTACCTCCGACCCGACCTCAAGCGCGGCAACTTCACTGGGGAAGAAGACGAGCTCATCATCAAGCTCCACCGCATGATTGGCAACAA ATGGTCGGTCATCGCCGGGCGATTACCTGGGAGAACCGACAATGAGATCAAGAACTATTGGAACACACACATCAAGCGCAAGCTCATCGCCCGAGGGATCGATCCCAAGACTCACCTACCGATTGATGGCTGTTCAGATCACTCTGCCCTTTCTTCTGACCGGCAAACTGTGTCAGTGGCTGCAGCACCACAATCAGAGGAGACCTTGCAGCCCTCAGTGGAGAACAGACTACAGACGATTTGCTTCTGTTACCGCCTTGGTTTCCAAGGGAGCGAGGCATGCAGCTGCCATAAAAGTTATACCAAAAGCTTTGTTAGCTTCCAGTATCCGCCATTAGAAGAAGGGCAGCAAGCTTAG
- the LOC122022817 gene encoding uncharacterized protein LOC122022817: protein MFFFFVGGIEQQAGRVLKEAAGRCVRCSSTADLVETEHVLKLCFVPVKRWPGKVPSFYCRDCSFLSPHSLPLADDDRGPGGRGIFEPLRCGSCSRTVDPHFRFCPFCGYQL from the coding sequence ATGTTTTTCTTCTTCGTCGGCGGCATCGAGCAGCAGGCAGGGCGGGTGCTGAAGGAGGCGGCGGGACGGTGCGTCCGCTGCAGCTCCACCGCCGACCTAGTCGAAACCGAGCATGTCCTGAAGCTCTGCTTCGTCCCCGTCAAGCGCTGGCCCGGAAAAGTCCCCTCCTTCTACTGCCGCGATTGCTCCTTCCTCTCACCCCACTCTCTCCCCCTGGCCGACGACGACCGCGGCCCAGGCGGGCGCGGAATCTTCGAACCGCTCCGGTGCGGATCCTGCAGTCGCACCGTTGACCCTCACTTCCGATTCTGCCCCTTCTGTGGCTACCAACTGTGA